GAGGACCCCGTCATGAACGCTTCCGAAACACCGAACGCCCCCGCCCCGCAACGAAGCCGCTTGTTCGGCCGCCGAATCATCAAGCCTCGGTTTCAAATTAAATTCAGCCTGGCCATTTTCGCCCTGCTGAGTCTGATGATCGGGGCCATCTGGTGGTCGGGGAACCAATTCATCGTTCACATGGTGGACGCCGGTTTGATCCAAAAAACCGACGCCGTGACCCACGTCCATACGTTGACGCACGTGATCATCCGCAGTGTGATGTTCACTTGGATCTTGGCTTTTGGGGTCGCCCTCTTTTATTCCCATTTGATCGCGGGGCCCATTTACCGGTTTGGGCACGTGCTGGGCCGAATGAAACAGGGAGATCTGACGCTCAGCGTCCGGTTGCGGCGGTTCGATGAATTTCAGGATTTGGCGAAGGATTTTGACGAAGTGTTGGGCGTTTTGCGGCAAAAAGCCCGGGGCGATCGGGAATTCGTGTTCGACCGGCTGTCGTTGATTGAAAAGCGGCTGGAGGAAATGAGAAACCCATCGGATCCGGAGAAAATCGACGGGATCCTGGGTCAAATTCGCGAGATCAAGGAAAAACCGTCGTCGTTTCTTTATTGACCGGCGGGGGGGTGGATTCCACGGGTTTCCCAGGAACCCGCTCCGACAACCGCGCCGTAAAGGAGCCGAACGAAAGTTTCGACTTCAACAGCACCGGCCACCGTTCGGGCCCCGTGGACAACCAAACCTCGATTTGAGTTTTCTGTTTTTCGTCGCCGTCCAGGGACGGCACCACGTGGTAGCACTGAAAAACCCCCGCCGGCACTTTGACCCTCTGCATCGCCTTGACCCGAACCGTCGACCGATAGACCTCCCCGCCGGAATAGGTGGGAAGCTCGAACGCGTCTCCAGGCGTCAACGGGCACGCGCGCAAAAAATAAACGATCGATACCGCGTCCTGCGGAAAGGGGGGAACGTCCACCGACGTCTGCCCTTCGTGTTTCGCCGTTTTGTAAACGTGGTGGAGCTTTCCCCGGGAAAAATCCACCAGCGTTTCGGCCCGTTTTCGATAGGACCCTTCTTCGATGGATTCGACGTATTTCAAGGAGGAAAGGCTTTGGGTGTCCAGCCAAGATTCGTTGCGGTCCCGGGTGCGATGGAAATGATCAAACATTTTATTCGTCCGCGCCTCAAAAACCACACGATAGGCCAGGCGCGCCGACACGGACTCCAGGGCGACGATTTCCTGGGTGAACGTGCCCCCCGACAGCCCCCCGAAATGGACTTGGTAAACCAGTCGCTCGCCCACGCCGAAGGCGCGGTTTTCCACGGTCCGCCAGGCGGGAACGGGGCTCGGGACCGGACCGTCGGCCCCCGCCCCCACCGCTCCCGCCGCCAGAAGGACAACGCCCCACCTTAAGCCGGCTTGAAATCGCCCCTTCGTCATATGGAGGGGAGTATAGGGGGATTGAACCCAAAAGTCAAACCGACCCAGGGCGGGTTACGCCGCCAAGGGGTTGTTGACCCCGGAGAGGGGAAAACCCTCCATCCATTCAAATTCCTGGGAAAGGGGGTGGTCGACCAGCGCGAGCGGGGTCCGGCACCGGGCGCAACCCAGGACGTGATAGTGGCGATAATACTCCGTGATCTCGGCGGGGGCCACGGTGCCGCAAGGGCAATAGAGCGCGCCGTCCTTGGCCGAATCGTGGTAATCGTAGCGGCGAAGCCGCGGGGTGAGCGTTTGCATGGAATCCTCCGTGCGTCAATTTTGTCGTTCCGCTCCCCCACTTTACCGCCGGTTTAAATATAAATCAAATTGATTATTTATATATTTAATATAAAAATTGTTAATATATTTCCGTGGAACTTCAACACCTCCGATCCTTTCTGGCCGTGGCCCGCGGCGGCGGCTACGCCAAGGCCGCCGAGGCCCTGCATCGAACCCAGCCGGCCGTGACGGCGGCGGTCCAGTCGCTGGAAAAGGAACTTCGCCGACCCCTGCTGGAACGACGGGGCCGCCGAGCGGTTCTGAGCCCGGCGGGTCGCGCTCTTCTGGCCGAAGCCGGCCCGTTGCTGGACCAATGGGAAAAAGTCTCCGACCGTTTGACCGAGCGACTGGAGGGGGACTTTCGGGGGGAATTGCGCATCGGGGCCGGGGAATCCGCCACGCTCTACGTTCTTCCCGCCCTCCTGGGCGCCTTTCAACGAAAACATCCCCACGTCCGCCTGGTCATTCATCACCAACGGGCCGACGAAACCCTTCGCATGATCCGGTCGGGGGAGCTGGATTTCGGCGTCCGCCCCCTCACCACGGTGCCCGAATGGGCCGATTACCGCCCCCTTCGCTCCTACAAGCGCCTTGTCGTGTGCGCTCCGAAGCACCCCTTCGGCCGCCACCGGGGCCCCGTGACTTTGAAACAAATGGCCGAGCATCCGATCCTTTTTCCCGGCTCCCAGTCCATCACCCGAATCCTGATGGAAGGGGCCCTAAGCCGCGCGGGGCTGGCCTACCGCGTGGGTTTGGAGGCCGGGGGGTGGGAAGCGATCAAAACCTACGCCGCGGCGGGGCTCGGCGTCGCCGTCGTCCCCGACATCTGCCTCCGCCCGGCGGATCGGCGGCGGCTCGCCGTCCGGGACGCCAGCCCGCTTTTCGGCCACGACGCCCAGGGCATTGTAACCCGCCGAGGGGCCCAGTTCTCCCGGTCCGCCCAGGCCGTTTTACTGGCCCTGGACCCTGAATTCCCTTTCCAAGAGAAACCGAGGGGGGAAATTCGGCTAAAAGGAGCCTTCAAGTGAAACGAACAACTATCGGACTGCTCTCCCTAACGGTCCTGTGGCTCTCCACGACTCCCGAAGCCCTGGCGGGCCAATTCAACGCCGCCAATACCCTCCAGCGCCTGACCAAGAAGCTGGATCTCCGCCCGGAGCAACAGGACGCGGTGCGGGAGATATTAAACATTCCCGCCGGCCACCCCCATCCCTGCGCGCTGGAATTGAAGGAAATCGACGCCATCCATAAGATTTTAACTCCGGACCAAAGGCTCCGATTCGCCAAACTCAAGGAGGTCAAAATCGCCCGAAAACGTCGATTGGAAAGCTGCTGCCCCGTTCCATAACCCTCCGCCAGCTCCCCGAAAAGCCCCATATTCCGACGCAGAAACCAAACCACCCACCGCCCGATTGACTTTTACCCAATAAAAGGAAAGAATCTGTCTGGTAAATCGTTTTTCTAACCATTTCTGGGTCTTAACACGGTGAATTCCTGTGGACAACATCAAAATTCGAATTAAAGTCGGCAACAACGAAATCGAGGCCGAAGGCCCCAGCGCCGAAGTCGAAAAACACATCGAAAAATGGCGCCGCGAGGTGGCCGGCGCCGACCGGCCAAATTCGCCCACCGCCGTCTCCAGCGCCTACTATTTCGACGCCGGACGCAACGGACTGACGATCCGGAAAGGCCCCGGAACGGGCCCGAAAGGCCGCAAATTGGCCGACGCTCTCCTATTATTGCTTCACGGCTACCGTGAACTTCAAGGCAAAACCGAAGTGGAAGCCACCCGCATTGCCCGGGATTTGCGAGAATCCGGACACAGCGACCTGGCAAAACTCGCCCGCTCCTACCATCGGCTCCAAAGCGAAGGGCTCGCCGTTCGGGCGGGACGCGGCAAAGGCACCAGCTATCGCCTCACGGAGCCGGGCCTCAACGCGGCCGCCATACTCGCCCGACAATCCGCCGTCTAACGACCAAAAAGAACTGGATCAACGACGCAAAAACCCGGATCGGTCCCCACACGGTTATAGCTTCTGATAATATATATTATGTTAAATATACACCAAGAGGCCTCCGGGTGTGTTGTCTTAGAAATAACGTTAAATTATTATTTAAAACTGTTGTTGAACAACGTTTTTTGATGTGATTCTAAATATGTTTTGTATTTGTTTTGACTTAGCACTCTTAAATTGTATTATTTCAACTGGTTTTGGCATAAACGCATAAAAATTCAGGAGGCTCCGCGTGTTCACCATCGGCGAATTCAAGGGCAACATGGTCATCAGCTTGAAGCAGAACGAGTCGGATCGTTACGGATTGACCTTCGGTTTGACCAAGGCGAAATTGATATTGGACCACATCGATGACATTCGAAAATTCTACGATGAAAACAAAGACAAGATTAAACGCCGGACGGAAGCCGCCGAATAGAAACGGCCTAAAATTCAACCGCTGACCGACAGCGGCCGGTCAACGATCCGGGGGTCCACCCCCCCGAAGCCAAGAAAGCCACCACTTCCAAGGGGCTTTCTCGAAGTGTTTTCTCCACCCGCCACCCGGGGAACCGCCCCGCCCCAAGCGCGTCAGGAATCGAAACGACCAGTCCAAGCCGGGGATTGAACACCCCCACCGACAATCCGCCCCGACAGGATCGCCGGTTGACGGTCGATAGGCCCATCGGCCCCCGCCTTGCCCCCCCCCAGACGATGAAAGCCTTTTCCCGTCGATCAAAAACCCATGGGGTGCGATTTAAATCGCCATTGAACAGACTAAATGGGAATTCCCCGGAAAGGACCAAAGAAATTGTTTGCCCGCGGAAAGAAAGCCGAAGGGGACAGGCGATTAAATGGGAATCCGAGGGGACGAAGGGAAGGGAAAAACCGATGCGGACAACAGGAACCGAAAATGACGGCGGGGAGGGTCTTTTTAGGGGCGGTTTAGGCTCAACGGCGGGCCAGTCCGGGACGATCCTCCTCCACCTTCCCCCCCGGGCCGAACCGAAGAATCCGGGTGGCAATTCGGTTCACCACGGCGGGTTCGTGGGTGACAATCAACATCGTCAGGCCATCCCGGGCGAAACCGGCCATCACTTCCACGACGTCTTCCTTCATCTCCGGGTCGAGGCTGGAGGTCGGCTCGTCGAAAAGAACGGCCCGGGGGCGCATGGCCAAGGCGCGGGCGATGCCCACGCGCTGTTTTTGACCTCCCGAAAGCGAATCCGGGTAAGCCTTCGCCTTTCCGCCAAGCCCCACGCGCTCCAAAAGGGCCATGGATTCCTTTTCGACCTCCCCGAGCGGCCGGCCCTGGACACGAACCGGCGCCAGGGCCAGGTTTTGAAGAACGGTCAGGTGCGGGAAGAGATTGAAAAACTGAAACACAAAGCCCATTTGTTCCCGCAAACGCCGAATCAAATCGTGGTGATGCTTTTCGTCGATGCCGGCCCGAATTTCGATGTCCCCCACCCGCACCGTGCCGTGCTGAAAAGGCTCAAGATAGGTCAAACAACGGAGGAAAGTGCTCTTCCCCACCCCCGACGGGCCTTGAACGACCACCACTTCCCCCTCCTCCACGCGCAGAGAGAGGTCCTTGATCACCGTGTGATCGCCGAAGGACTTCGAAAGATGTTGAACGTCAATGCACAACACGACGTTGGGCCTCCAGTCGACGGGACAAATACGAGAGCGGCAGGCTCATCATCAAGTAAAGCCCTGCGGTGAGCAACCCCAGCTCCAGAAACCGAAAGGTCGCCGTGGCCGCTTGGGAATAGGCGCGGGTGAGCTCCATCACCGTGATGATGGATACGAGGGAGGTGTCTTTAAAGAGGGCGATAAAATCGTTCGTCGACGGTGGAAGAACGGTTCGAACGGCCTGGGGCAGGATCACGTGGCGAAGGGTCTGCCAGGTCGTCAAACCCAGGGAACGGGCCGCCTCCTCCTGGCCCCGGGGAACGGACAAAAGGCCCGCCCGGTAAATCTCGGACTCGTAGGCGGCGTAATTGAACCCGACGCCCAACACCGCCGCCACCAGGGCGTTCAACTGCAAACCCAGGTTCGGCAGCCCGTAGTAAAGCACGTAGAGCTGGATGAGCAGCGGCGTCCCCCGGGTGATTTCCACGTATACCGCGCAGAGGGACCGCAGTCCTCGGCCGCCGTACAGGCGGCCCAGGCAAATAAGGAATCCCACGCCGACGGCCAGCGCCATCGAAAGGACGGAAATCAAAATCGTCGTCCCCGCCCCCCGAAAAACGAGCCCCAAATACCGTCGGACCGATCCCCGTTCGGGGATGGAAGGCGCCGAGGTCAGGGCGTCCTTCAATCCCCTTTGGTCCCGCGTCCACAGGTTCCATTTGCGGTAAATCGATTCCAGCGTGCCGTCTTGGATGAGGGCCGCCAGGGCCTCGTCCACGCGCCGCCGAAACTCGGGCGAATCCTTCCGGATCCCCCCCGCGTAGAGGCCGCGGCCCACGGGATCGCCGACGGCGGCCAGTTTCGGGTTGGGGCCCGCGTACCAGGCCGCGATGGGCACGTCCAAAAGAACGGCGTCCGTGCGGCCCAATTCCAAATCTTTGTAGATCTCCACCGGCGACGGGTACGCCACGGGGGTTACGCGCCCATCCCGTTCCATGAGGGTCTGCGCCAGGGACGCCGTCAACGTTCCCACCCGATGGCCCCGCAAACTTTCGAAGGTGGAAAACCGCTCGTCCCCACGGCGAACGGTGATTTGCTCGGCGAAAATGTAATAGGGGATGGAAAAATCGATTTTGGTCCGGCGGTCTTCGGTGATTTCCAGACCGTTGAAGGCGAGGTCAAAATTGTCGCGCAGGAGGGCGGGAACCAGCTCTTCCCAAGGGACGAGAACCAGGACGGGCCGCAGGTTCATCCGCCGGGCCAGGGCGTCCAGGATGTCGACCTCAAACCCCAAAAACCGCCCGGGATCGGCCGGATCGCGATAAAGGTAGGGCGCCCCGCCGGTGGCGTCCGCTCCCCATCGAATTTCGCCGGTGCTCCGGGCCCGTTCCCAGGCGTCGGCGGCGGAAAGGGTGGAGGGGATCAGC
The window above is part of the Elusimicrobiota bacterium genome. Proteins encoded here:
- a CDS encoding methyl-accepting chemotaxis protein; this translates as MNASETPNAPAPQRSRLFGRRIIKPRFQIKFSLAIFALLSLMIGAIWWSGNQFIVHMVDAGLIQKTDAVTHVHTLTHVIIRSVMFTWILAFGVALFYSHLIAGPIYRFGHVLGRMKQGDLTLSVRLRRFDEFQDLAKDFDEVLGVLRQKARGDREFVFDRLSLIEKRLEEMRNPSDPEKIDGILGQIREIKEKPSSFLY
- a CDS encoding DUF3108 domain-containing protein — translated: MTKGRFQAGLRWGVVLLAAGAVGAGADGPVPSPVPAWRTVENRAFGVGERLVYQVHFGGLSGGTFTQEIVALESVSARLAYRVVFEARTNKMFDHFHRTRDRNESWLDTQSLSSLKYVESIEEGSYRKRAETLVDFSRGKLHHVYKTAKHEGQTSVDVPPFPQDAVSIVYFLRACPLTPGDAFELPTYSGGEVYRSTVRVKAMQRVKVPAGVFQCYHVVPSLDGDEKQKTQIEVWLSTGPERWPVLLKSKLSFGSFTARLSERVPGKPVESTPPPVNKETTTVFP
- a CDS encoding LysR family transcriptional regulator, with protein sequence MELQHLRSFLAVARGGGYAKAAEALHRTQPAVTAAVQSLEKELRRPLLERRGRRAVLSPAGRALLAEAGPLLDQWEKVSDRLTERLEGDFRGELRIGAGESATLYVLPALLGAFQRKHPHVRLVIHHQRADETLRMIRSGELDFGVRPLTTVPEWADYRPLRSYKRLVVCAPKHPFGRHRGPVTLKQMAEHPILFPGSQSITRILMEGALSRAGLAYRVGLEAGGWEAIKTYAAAGLGVAVVPDICLRPADRRRLAVRDASPLFGHDAQGIVTRRGAQFSRSAQAVLLALDPEFPFQEKPRGEIRLKGAFK
- a CDS encoding amino acid ABC transporter ATP-binding protein, whose translation is MLCIDVQHLSKSFGDHTVIKDLSLRVEEGEVVVVQGPSGVGKSTFLRCLTYLEPFQHGTVRVGDIEIRAGIDEKHHHDLIRRLREQMGFVFQFFNLFPHLTVLQNLALAPVRVQGRPLGEVEKESMALLERVGLGGKAKAYPDSLSGGQKQRVGIARALAMRPRAVLFDEPTSSLDPEMKEDVVEVMAGFARDGLTMLIVTHEPAVVNRIATRILRFGPGGKVEEDRPGLARR
- a CDS encoding ABC transporter permease subunit (The N-terminal region of this protein, as described by TIGR01726, is a three transmembrane segment that identifies a subfamily of ABC transporter permease subunits, which specificities that include histidine, arginine, glutamine, glutamate, L-cystine (sic), the opines (in Agrobacterium) octopine and nopaline, etc.) encodes the protein MIPSTLSAADAWERARSTGEIRWGADATGGAPYLYRDPADPGRFLGFEVDILDALARRMNLRPVLVLVPWEELVPALLRDNFDLAFNGLEITEDRRTKIDFSIPYYIFAEQITVRRGDERFSTFESLRGHRVGTLTASLAQTLMERDGRVTPVAYPSPVEIYKDLELGRTDAVLLDVPIAAWYAGPNPKLAAVGDPVGRGLYAGGIRKDSPEFRRRVDEALAALIQDGTLESIYRKWNLWTRDQRGLKDALTSAPSIPERGSVRRYLGLVFRGAGTTILISVLSMALAVGVGFLICLGRLYGGRGLRSLCAVYVEITRGTPLLIQLYVLYYGLPNLGLQLNALVAAVLGVGFNYAAYESEIYRAGLLSVPRGQEEAARSLGLTTWQTLRHVILPQAVRTVLPPSTNDFIALFKDTSLVSIITVMELTRAYSQAATATFRFLELGLLTAGLYLMMSLPLSYLSRRLEAQRRVVH